The segment GCCGAGATCGGATTGCTGCCCGAGGTGGACCGCGTGTTGCGCGGCGAATTTCCCGACATCGACATCCGCCTGTCGAGCGACTACTCGCCTGCGCTTGCAAAAGCCCTGTTGAGGCGCAAGCTCGATGCGGCCTTCATGCGGCCGGAAGAGCACATGGGCGATCTGGCGACGCGGCGCGTGCGCACGGATCCCCTGCTGTTCGTTCTTCCGAGCGACCATCCTCTCGCGTCGCAAGCCGCGATCGCACCGGACGAGATCTTGAACGAGACATTCTACTTCCCGTCCAAGGCCGCTCCCGCCGTGCGCCGCGTCGTCCTGGACTATTTCAAGCGCACCGGAATCGACCTCAAGCCGGACCGCGAGGTGCACAATGTCGTCCATGCGATCTCGATGATCACGTCGACCCGCGCGATCATGCTGCTGCCGGCCTACACCAAGCGCTACCTCCCGGAATCGATCACGACCCGCCCGGTGCAAGGCGAAGTGCCGACACTCGACCTCGTCATCGCCTATCACAAGGCGAACACATCGCCGATCCTGAAGCTGCTGCTCGCCAAGGCCGGCAAGCTTGCCGGGGCGTCCAGCTGATATGGGCCGCCACGGCGTCTACTGCTCTGCGCCGCCGAGCTGCGCGCGAAAATACTGCACCACGGCCGCGTTGAACTCGCGGTGAAAGGCCGCCCGATCGAAGCCCGGCACGTCGGTGCAGATGCGCGGAATGGCCGCTGCAAGCTCGGCCGAGCACGGTGCGAGGAACGCAAAGTGACCGGCCGGAACGACGTGAATCTCGGGCTGGCCCGGCAGGCCCTCCGCAACGCGCGCCGTGCCTGAGCCGTCGCCGACACCGGGCCCGCCGAACTGCGACCGCCAGAACTGGAACGGCAGCTTGACGACGGCGAGATTCTCGCGCGTCAGCACCCCGGGCGCGGGATCGACGATGACGGCCGTGCGGATACGCGCATCCCTGAGCGGTTCAGGCGGCGTCTCGCCGTTGTGAAGCTCTGCGCAGGCGCCGGTCGTCTCCTTGCAGAAGCTGGCGATCCGCGCGAAATCCGGCCTGGTCCCCATCAGCACGAAGCCGGTCGCGCCGCCGAGCGAGAAGCCGAAGAAGCCGACCCTGGCGGGATCGATCACCGCCCTGTCCTTCCAGTCGTTCAGAACGAAATCGAGCAGACGCACGATGTCCGCGGGTCGCGATCCCCAGAGGGACAGGGCGTCGCGCCGCGACGAGTCGTTGGTGGTGTCGCCGGGATGGTTGATGGCCGCAACGATGAAGCCGGCATTGGCCAGCGCCTCCTCGGTGTCATGGTTCGCGCCGAACCACCCGCCCCTGCCATGCGAAAAGATCACCAGTGGCAGCTTTGCGCCGGTGACGGGGCAGTCCTTCGCGCCCGTGAGGTCGAAATCGGCGCCGACCGAGAGCTTGCCGAGTGCGACATGGGCCGGCTCCGCCGCGCAGGGATACCAGATCGCGCCTGACAGCGCCGGATCTGAGTCGAGAAGCTGAATGCCGGCAGCATCGGCGGGCGAACCGAGACAGCAGAGAGCGATGGCGAAAGCCCAAAGCGTGATGCGCAACGGAAGTCCCCCCTGATCCGGCCCGTGAGCCGATTGGAGACAACACCCAAATTGTGGCTTCAATTGATCGCCGGATGCTGTCGAGGGCGTGGTCAAAGGCCCAACTCGCTCCTGGCCGCGCGAAGAATGTCGTCCGACAGCTTGGGATCGTTCACGGCGCGCGCGAGCACGACCGCCCCGACAAGAGAGGACAAGGTCGCGAGCGCCTCATCCTCGCGACGCCTTTGCTTCGCTCCGGCATTCAGTTGGCCGCTGATCCAACCCACCATGCCCTTCACCCCGGCCGTGAAGCGATCGCGCGCGGCTTTGCTCTGGTGGCGCATCTCGCAACACAAGGCCGAAAACGGACAGCCGCCGCCCGGCTCGTCGCGGTGCTCGGGCGAGAGATATTCCGAAACGTAATCGTGGAGCGTGGCTCCCGCGTGCAGCTCCTGTCCTTTGGTCGCGATCGCGTCGGCGATCGCCTCCTCGACCAGCCGCTCCTTGGAGCCGAACTGGCTGTAGAGGCTGCCGTGAGTCATGCCGGCCGCTTCGGTCAGTTCGTCCACGCCGACCCCGGAGATGCCGCGTTCGCGCATCAGGCGGGATGCGGCCTTGAGAATTCGATCGCGGTTCTCCGCCGCTTTTTCCTTCGAGATGCGCATGTTCCAGACCTTTAACCACGACGCGCCAAGGGGGTCTTGACATTTATAATTACGATCGTCATTTTAAGCAATGATTACGATCGTAATCAAAACACGTGATCCACGGAACGAACCGATGCCGGCCATGCGTGGACGATGTGATCGTCCTTCGCCGCCAGCCCGGCATCACCAGGAGAAGCAGATGGCTGCGCCCCATGGGAAGATCGCGCTCGTGACAGGTGCCTCGTCAGGCATCGGCGAGGCAACCGCAGAGCGGCTCGCGAAGGCCGGCTACGAGGTTTACGGCACCAGCCGACGCGGAGCGCAGGTCGGCAAGCGATCATTCGAGATGCTGTCGCTCGACGTGACCAGCGACGAATCCGTGGAAGCCGCCGTCAACGAGGTGATAAAACGTTCCGGCCGCATCGATCTGCTGGTGAACAACGCTGGCTTCGGCGTCGCGCCGGCCGGCGCGGAAGAGAGCTCGCTCGACCAGGCAAGGGCGATCTTCGAAACGAATTTCTTCGGACTGGTGCGGATGACGCGCGCCGTGGTGCCGCACATGCGCCGCCGGGGGAGCGGCCGCATCATCAACATCGGCTCCGTGCTCGGCTTCCTGCCGATGCCGTATGGCGCGCTCTATGCCGCCACCAAGCACGCAGTGGAAGGCTATTCGGAATCGCTCGACCACGAGCTCCGCACCTGGGGCATCCGCGTCTCGGTGATCGAGCCCGCCTATACCAAGACGCCGTTCGACGCGAATTTCATCGAACCCGACGCAAAGCTTGACGCGTACAGCGCGATCCGTGCCGGCGTGAGCAAGCGTGTCAACGAAGTGATGGCGACCGCCGAGTCGCCTGGCGTCGTCGCCAATACCGTTCTGGCGGCCGCCGCTGCCGCACGTCCAAAAATCCGATACACGGCCGGCCGTCTTGCGGGCCGGCTGCGGTTGTTGCGCCGCTTCGCGCCGGCCGGACTGGTCGATGCCGGAATTCGGAAGGACCTGCGGCTTGACGACGGTCGCGTCGCAGCCGCCAGCCGCGCCCGCGCCTTCTGACCAGAGGCAGGGACACATGAAAGCGCTCGTCGTGAAACGTTATGGCCGGCCGGATCAGGTCGCATTCGCCGACACGCCTCGGCCGGTGCCGAAGCCGGACGACATTCTGGTTGAGGTCCACGCCGCAGGCCTCAATCCCATCGACACCGCGATCCCGAAAGGAACGTTCAAGCCCATTCTCAAGCTCGATCTGCCGGCGACGCTCGGCAGCGATCTGGCCGGAATCGTGGTTGAGGTCGGGAGCCGCGTCACCCGCTTCAAGCCGGGCGATGCCGTCTTTGCCAGCATCTTCGATCTCGGCGACACAGGCGCGCTCGCGGAATTCGCGCGCGTGCCGGAAAGCGCGGCCGCGCTCAAGCCGGCCAATCTCGACTTCGTGCAGGCCGCCTCGATCCCGATGGTCGGACTGACCTCGTGGCAGGCGCTGAAGGAGCGCGCGCAACTCAAGCCAGGCCAGAAGGCTTTCATCCCGGCAGGTTCAGGCGGCATCGGCACCTTCGCGATCCAGCTCGCAAAATATCTCGGCGCGGAGGTCGGCACCACCACGAGCACCGGCAATCTCGATCTGGTCCGCAGCCTCGGGGCCGACGAGGTGGTGGACTACAAGAAGCAGCAGTTCGAGGCTGTGCTGAAGGACTATGATGCCGTGCTGGGGACGGTCAGGGGCGATGCCATCGAGAAATCGCTGCGGATCCTGGGGCCCGGAAGCACCATCGTCTCGCTGATCGGCCCGCCCGACGCTGCGTTCGCGCGCGCCCGCGGCATGAATGTCGTGATGACGTTCCTGTTCGGAATGCTGAGCCGCAAGATCATCGGCGCCGCCAAGGCGCGCGGCGCGTCCTATTCGTTCCTGTTCGTGCGTCCCGACGGCGGCCAGCTGGCGGAGATCGGCAAGCTGCTCGAAGCGAAGCGTATCCGGCCAGTGATCGACAAGGTCTTCCCGTTCGACCAGGCCAAGGAGGCGCTGGCCTATCTCGAGCAGGGCCGCGCCAAGGGCAAGGTGGTCGTGCAGATGCGGTGACGGCAAGAAAATCCGCGGCAGGCCAGAGGCCGGCGTTAAGTGATCGCCTCCCGCTTGACCCCGCCGTCCGCGGTCCATCTGTCCGGGTCCGGACTATGTCCGATCAGGGCAAGCCCATAGGCGATCGACTCGAACTGGTCGCCCGACATCAGCCGTTCGTTGCCGAATCTTTCGGCGAACAGCTTTCGCACCGCCGGCACGAAGGACGTGCCGCCGGTCAAGAACACTTTTTCGATCTCACGCGCGGTGATGCCGGCCTCGGCCAGCACCTTGTCGACGGTGGCGCTGAGCCGGGCGACATCGTCGGCGATCCAGGCGTCAAAGTTCTTCCGGGTGATGGCCGCGCCGATGTCGACCCCGCCGCCGCTAAAGCGGAAGTCGACCTGGTCCTGCCCCGACAGCGCGACCTTGGCGTCGGACACTGCGCGATAGAGCGAGAAGCCGAGATCGAGATCGACGATGGTGATGAAATCCTCGAGCAGTTTTGGTTTCAGCGCGGTGCGCGCCAGCTCGCGGAGCTCGCGCAGATCGCCGTTGCTCTTCATCATCGCGAGCTGATGCCAGCGCGCGAGGTTGGTGTAATGGCCGCTCGGGACCGGCAGCACCTTGTCGAACGAGCGGAAGCTCGAGCCCTTGCCGAGCCGCGGCGAGACGACGTGATCGACGATGCGATAGTCGAAGGTGTCGCCGGCGATGCCGATGCCGGCGTGTCCGAGCGGCTCGGCGCGCAGATGGCCGCCCTGGCGCGAGAAACGCATCACCGAGAAATCGCTGGTGCCGCCGCCGAAATCCGCCACCAGCACGGTGGCATCGCGCTCCAGCCTTCGGGCGAAGGAGAACGCGGCACCGACGGGCTCGTAGACGTAGCGCGCATGGCCGGCGCCGAGACGCTCGAACGCGGCGCGATAACGCTGCATCGCCAGCGCCTCGTCGGGATTGCCGCCGGCGAACCGCACCGGGCGGCCGACCGTGATGTTGGCCGCCTCGAAGCCGAATCTGTCGCCGCCATGGCGCGCCAGCGTCCGCAGGAACGCGGCGAGAATGTCCTCGAACTTGAAGCGCTGCCGGAAAACTTGCGTGCTGTTGAAGCTCGAGCTCGCTGCAAACGTCTTGAAGGATTGAAGGAAGCGGTAGATGTGGCGTCCATCGAGAAACTGCTCGATCGCCCACGGCCCGCCTTCGGCCTGCGCGCCGGCGCCCGGCCGATCCTCCCAGAAGCAGAGGGCGGAGACATAGGTGCTGTGCCGCTGTCCGCCATGCTCGAAGCGGATCGCTTCGACCCGGCGGTCGTCCGCCGCGAGCGCCACGACGGTGTTGCTGGTCCCAAAATCGATGCCGATCGAGACGGCGGGCGAGGCGCTCGACATGAACCACTCTGACGGTTGGGTGGAAGGGGGCAGACCACTAACGGCTTCGGCCGCCGCTGCCAAGGCCTTTGATTGTGCACCGCATCAGTCAAATGAGCCGGATTCGGCAGCATTTGGACGCTTTATGCCCATATCGGCCACTTTAACGCATGATTATGCTGCAATGCGAAGAGTTGCATGCTGCTATGCAATGGCATGCATAGACTTTGGCATCTGGTATACATAGATTGCCTTTCGAATGAGACAGCAATACTGACCGTCTCGAGAAAGGATTGTCCGATGTCCAAGACCGCCACCGTCGCGCTCGCGCCCTCCGCCTCGCTGTTCGCCCGCTTCATGGCCGCGGTTGACCGCTTCCTGATGGCGAGCGCCGAGATCTCCAATCACAACGGCGACCTGCCCCGCTTTGGCCTGTAAAGCTGCCTCAAGGCCCTGGCGCGTCGAATTGTCGCGCCGGTTGTAAAACCAGCGAACTCCTACTTTCGAAGAATGGCCCTGCATCGCGGGGCCATTCTTATTTGGAATCGGCTCATTCACGCGACCCGCAAACGAGGTTGCGTCATAAGCGCACAATGGGCCGGCGTGCGCTTGAAGCTTGGCATAATGAATACAAAAATGCCGCCAACGCTCGCTCAAAAAAACAGGAGCGCTCATTGGAGGATTCATGACGGACATGGTGCAGGCCACAACAGCCCCTACAGCCGCGCGCGTCAGCGACACGTATCGCTGGGCGCAACTGGCGGTCGGCGTAGCGGCCATGGTGATGATCGCCAACTACCAATATGGCTGGACGTTCTTCGTCCCCGACATCCAGAAAACCTTCGGTTGGGATCGCGCCTCGATCCAGTGGGCCTTCACGCTGTTTGTCCTGTTCGAGACCTGGCTGGTGCCGGTCGAAGGATGGTTTGTCGATAAATACGGCCCGCGCATCGTCGTGCTGGTCGGCGGCGTGCTCTGCGCGATCGGCTGGGCGATCAACGCGCAGGCGACCACGCTCAACGGCTACTATCTCGGCATGATCATCGCCGGCATCGGCGCCGGCGGCGTCTACGGCACCTGCGTCGGCAATGCGCTGAAATGGTTTCCGGACAAGCGCGGTCTCGCGGCGGGCATCACGGCCGCAGGCTTCGGTGCCGGCTCTGCGCTCACCGTTGCGCCGATCCAGGCGATGATCAAGGACAGTGGCTTCC is part of the Bradyrhizobium commune genome and harbors:
- a CDS encoding alpha/beta hydrolase family protein, translated to MRITLWAFAIALCCLGSPADAAGIQLLDSDPALSGAIWYPCAAEPAHVALGKLSVGADFDLTGAKDCPVTGAKLPLVIFSHGRGGWFGANHDTEEALANAGFIVAAINHPGDTTNDSSRRDALSLWGSRPADIVRLLDFVLNDWKDRAVIDPARVGFFGFSLGGATGFVLMGTRPDFARIASFCKETTGACAELHNGETPPEPLRDARIRTAVIVDPAPGVLTRENLAVVKLPFQFWRSQFGGPGVGDGSGTARVAEGLPGQPEIHVVPAGHFAFLAPCSAELAAAIPRICTDVPGFDRAAFHREFNAAVVQYFRAQLGGAEQ
- a CDS encoding LysR family transcriptional regulator, whose amino-acid sequence is MELRHLRYFVAVADAGSLTVAAEQTLHTSQPSLSRQIRDLEQEIGAQLMIRSAQGIELTPAGKAFLDHARMALVQAEAAKEAALRAAQPGQPTFALGFLSGAEIGLLPEVDRVLRGEFPDIDIRLSSDYSPALAKALLRRKLDAAFMRPEEHMGDLATRRVRTDPLLFVLPSDHPLASQAAIAPDEILNETFYFPSKAAPAVRRVVLDYFKRTGIDLKPDREVHNVVHAISMITSTRAIMLLPAYTKRYLPESITTRPVQGEVPTLDLVIAYHKANTSPILKLLLAKAGKLAGASS
- a CDS encoding NADP-dependent oxidoreductase; the encoded protein is MKALVVKRYGRPDQVAFADTPRPVPKPDDILVEVHAAGLNPIDTAIPKGTFKPILKLDLPATLGSDLAGIVVEVGSRVTRFKPGDAVFASIFDLGDTGALAEFARVPESAAALKPANLDFVQAASIPMVGLTSWQALKERAQLKPGQKAFIPAGSGGIGTFAIQLAKYLGAEVGTTTSTGNLDLVRSLGADEVVDYKKQQFEAVLKDYDAVLGTVRGDAIEKSLRILGPGSTIVSLIGPPDAAFARARGMNVVMTFLFGMLSRKIIGAAKARGASYSFLFVRPDGGQLAEIGKLLEAKRIRPVIDKVFPFDQAKEALAYLEQGRAKGKVVVQMR
- a CDS encoding Hsp70 family protein; translated protein: MSSASPAVSIGIDFGTSNTVVALAADDRRVEAIRFEHGGQRHSTYVSALCFWEDRPGAGAQAEGGPWAIEQFLDGRHIYRFLQSFKTFAASSSFNSTQVFRQRFKFEDILAAFLRTLARHGGDRFGFEAANITVGRPVRFAGGNPDEALAMQRYRAAFERLGAGHARYVYEPVGAAFSFARRLERDATVLVADFGGGTSDFSVMRFSRQGGHLRAEPLGHAGIGIAGDTFDYRIVDHVVSPRLGKGSSFRSFDKVLPVPSGHYTNLARWHQLAMMKSNGDLRELRELARTALKPKLLEDFITIVDLDLGFSLYRAVSDAKVALSGQDQVDFRFSGGGVDIGAAITRKNFDAWIADDVARLSATVDKVLAEAGITAREIEKVFLTGGTSFVPAVRKLFAERFGNERLMSGDQFESIAYGLALIGHSPDPDRWTADGGVKREAIT
- a CDS encoding oxidoreductase, whose translation is MAAPHGKIALVTGASSGIGEATAERLAKAGYEVYGTSRRGAQVGKRSFEMLSLDVTSDESVEAAVNEVIKRSGRIDLLVNNAGFGVAPAGAEESSLDQARAIFETNFFGLVRMTRAVVPHMRRRGSGRIINIGSVLGFLPMPYGALYAATKHAVEGYSESLDHELRTWGIRVSVIEPAYTKTPFDANFIEPDAKLDAYSAIRAGVSKRVNEVMATAESPGVVANTVLAAAAAARPKIRYTAGRLAGRLRLLRRFAPAGLVDAGIRKDLRLDDGRVAAASRARAF
- a CDS encoding TetR/AcrR family transcriptional regulator; the encoded protein is MRISKEKAAENRDRILKAASRLMRERGISGVGVDELTEAAGMTHGSLYSQFGSKERLVEEAIADAIATKGQELHAGATLHDYVSEYLSPEHRDEPGGGCPFSALCCEMRHQSKAARDRFTAGVKGMVGWISGQLNAGAKQRRREDEALATLSSLVGAVVLARAVNDPKLSDDILRAARSELGL